From Rhopalosiphum padi isolate XX-2018 chromosome 2, ASM2088224v1, whole genome shotgun sequence:
ttttaaattataaaaagcaaGGAAAATGTGTTATGTGAATATGTGATAGCTATAGTTTTTAcaacctattatttataattattgttttgtatattttatttaagttgactaataatttaagtacatttttatttctattttaaaaagttcaaGTTATTgggtatttttagatttaacttattttttttttatttttaaattaaatgtataattattgtatatttttgttattaaatcacATTAACATTCCGAGCGTTATATCAAATAGAAACTAAATTTTATGCTGttaccattattttataataactaaatattcttattttaaatcaaaaacaattatacattttgaatgtcAATATCTGTTTACCATACTCTTATAATTCATTCTAATCCAACTTAATATTTAACCAATTCATACCTGTGTTAGATTTTAACTACCATCTTATATGATACTCTAATTTATGCTTGATGCATGATATCATATTTGACTTTACAGTTTACTTcaaatgtgttaaaatattttgatagtatttatttttgtattaattaactcAAGTAATTGTgaaagtattgattttacaactgAATTGAACAATTAATGTTTACttgataatgattatttattattaatctattaatctCATGATTGATTgtttaatacaaacaatattaatataaatcattaaaattaattattatataacttactgtaaacaatgtttaataataataattaatattaagtattagcAATATCTGtcgattaaaacaaaataatggtaaatttgtGTAAGTAcccaatttaaaatcaatataattataataataataatataatacatgcattttttttagattaatattttttatttgtttagacACTAACTattgtgtaattaataattatatatacttataaggcTAGACaagtaaagtaatttttatctCGTTAAGTTATTAGGCTAGGTGTAGATACAATTTATAAGTTAGGTTCAAagttaaaatgtacttttttccttttttaacttgtattttttGCAAGTTAAATAGAACAAatagagaaaaaaatttaatttggttaaaatccaatttgatttttttttctgaatttatAATCCTCGCTAAAGTGCAATAAaccaatttgaaaaaattactttGAAGTTATTCAATAATAGAATTCTACTAATAgaaggtattaattatttagattaatttttggTCATAGTGTTTTTAAGAGATCAAGGCACCAATGTCTCTATGTATTGAAACTGAGTTATCtggcaattttatttttcaaataattaaaatcaatgtggttgggtaaaattataattctcttttaaaatgtatatacagttgtttttatatacattattttgatcTCTAATGAAATCtagaaatagtataatacacagtcttcaatatataataattctgtttctcttcatttattttttctataaaaacaatgatttgtattaaacaaaatatatttttaaatctatgggGTAGGAACAAATTAACTCAACatgactttaaaattaattaactaattaataactgcATATCATGGAAAACAATTTAACTCATTAAGTTAGaagttactttttataaaaaaaataacttattatgtaACTTAGTTAAAAGTATCTTGTTGTGTAACTTAGTTAAGTAACTAAACTTTAACTTCTTAACTTATTGATGCCCaactttgaatatatttataaaattaaactttaatttactaGATATTGATTGTTTAGTTGTTTGGATTTTAAATAGACTATACAGAAATGTATAtctagtttttaattgttttgagtctgtgttaaattaattgtacaatagtttcaataattttatttttaggtaaatctgtaaaatattgcaaatatttgttatttgtgaTTATATGTTTGTTAAATGAATTCAatgtcttaaattaatatttgaactgTTCATAACAGAActattatacttgaatatttttcaatataattgatGTTTTCTTAATGGAATTATTTCAACAACTTTAATTGGTATTCATTATACCATTTGTAAATAacattgtcattaaaaaaaaataaaaaaatagaatcaatattttgtgtgtaacacatgtgtaataataaaaatatgttttgctcattaataatataattagttttgtaATATGTTGACACCGTgtaagttttagttttaaaaatatctgttgTGTTTATGAGAAAATACATTTACATCATCAGAGAAcagttattatacttttatgcattgggttaaatatttgtatagctATGACCAACATAGACTGgcgagttaaaatttaatatcatgtttcaaataatattttatttcgcattaatcattaaacaaaaattaaattttcatttatattgttTCAGATAAGAGACTTAAACAGGTGCACAGATTAGTGAGAAGagaattaaaagtaattaattaataataattgtgacaaaaaaaaaaaataaacaaaaatagttattcACTTATGATTAATTggcgttataatataattatttatataatgtattttaacaaCCAACTTGTAAGTTTGAGCAATACTCAATTGTTCTTGAGTATGAGGCTGCTAAAAAGCTTAGTAGAGCTTAGTTGTGGTGTTattgataacttttttttaaaataaaaaaaaaaaacaatggtatataataatttattgactaggaattttaacaatatgtatacctacaatgtacatatttagAACATTGTAAGCCcgaaacattatacaatttttttttcttacccaATAATTTCTCAAGACTTAATTTATTTGTGAGCCTCGATTCTGGTAAACTACTTGTACtttgttgaattaatattatattatgtaatttcttaaatttaatgataatacaagAAACacaaatgttttgtttattgcCAGTTGCACATTCCACTTGCgactgtaaaattatttatatatttttttttctatcaatatttaacatcatttattactattatttattttttttatatcgttcAAGTGTACTATTCcacaattatgtaaatatattggaAAGTGGCAACTTTTGCATTTTATTTCCTCTTtgtgtatggttttttttttatgtacaattgtgaacaaacattttaactaGTAGGTTATaactatgtttttatttgtaatgtGTATCatgtatgtacaaaaaaatatatatatataaaaaaacaaaaacaaataaatcaacattacatgtatgtacgtattataataatataatatacgtgatatattattatgtatcctTATAATGTTGTATCCTTAGCTTTGAAATTTGCTGGAATGAATCACGACTGCTGTTCTTTGAAGTATTTGTAGGCGATCGAAAAATCCTTGTCACCCCATCCCATCCGTGATATCTGTGCGTACACGTCCACGGTTTGGCGCGTCAAGGGCGTCTTCATGTGCGCTCCTTCAGCCAGCGACTCGCCTAGTCTCATGTCTTTCAGCAGCAAATCAGCTTTGAAACCATTCTGTACAGATATgtgaatttttaaactaatcaaGTTAGCGTTAGATGTTTGTGTTGgtcagtttttatttaaaaacaactgaGGTAGGTCAGGTTAAATTTTTCACatttacttaatacattttttgataggattttaaggaaattatactgctgtatatttttataacatggaCATCACAGTTGCTCACTCAAATATGGCACCGAATTAGAGAGTAGGTTGCTCACTTATTTtgctgtaggtacctatttcaccggtaaaatacaataaagttttttttttttagaaaaatatacaatctatcTATAAGTTCACGTGTAGTACATGAgcataagaaatatttttatcaaaagggTTATTTATTCGCGCGAAGAAGTTTATAATgggttgtacaattaataggtACTTCATGATTATTACTCCACTTGAGCTTTGTGGGAGGATTTTCAGGAATAGAATTGGTTGGCTAGAGAGGAATTAGGATAGGAGGAGATTATTTGAAGATGGTTTCTGAATTTGTAGTAGTGGTTAGCTCAGTGACTATAGAGATGTAAAGATCAGTTTGGGAGGGGTGATATATGGATCGTATAGATCCATACCCACTAAGGGAGGAACGTTAGTTACAAGGTAGATAGGTCGAGTACTTAATGTAAAATGAATACACAAGAACTACAGTAAATAGAATTGCATGCAGTGCCGGAGTGTTTCGAGGGTCTTAAGCAATTAAGTTAGATAGCTCAAATAAGTTAGACTAGACCATAATTGGtcataaacagtaaaaaaaaaaaagtaagtagtGCTTTGGTAGTACGATGAAAAATATTGCCGACCAGCATTATAAAAGGATCCAAATGAAAAGACGATAAATCGCGACGATACATACCTGATAGTCGTTGTTGCTAGGACTCTGCTTATCGACGGCTCCAGGTACGGGATTGTTGATTTCCGACGCCCAACACCGTCCTGTGCTCGTGTTGATGACAGACGCCAAAACCTTAGGTTCAACGCCCAGCCTGGAAGAAAACGGTCCGTTTAGTgagataaataatatgattgtgaTTGAcgaaatcgtaataataataaaataacaatcgaCATTCAACGTGTTTTACCGTATGCGCttttcgtaaaatataaataatatgaatatgacttgaaagttgaaatagatcttaaaaaactaaaaaattaactcCCAACAGGGACATGTTATAGttaaactattgaaataaattaaaaaacaatatatgctGTAAATTATGACGTGTTTTTAACACTAAACTGATCACTGCACAAAATAGCAACGCTTAGGTGTACTCAAAATATGTTCGGTGGTCTCCGTGGTAATATGGTACCTAGGGAGGCTGGTATCTTCCAAACAAAATTGTTGAATTTTCAGCGTTgaccatattataaataattaataattttctacgatatataattatacgcagattaattttctttatttaggTTTATTAGTTACTAGCTATAGTTATGTAGGTACTTTTACCTGCCTATATCTGCCTGTTTTGTGATGTGGTTATCGCAATATTGTCTGATtgatctattaaaatttaaagtagatAGGTACACCTACACGGCTACACCTACTTGATGATAACTTTTtaacatttcttaaaaataaatagtatagaatatttatcgagctaatttaagtaaatattaaaaatttgaattacctattaactgattttcattaagtattcaaattGTTATACTAGTTTTTAACACTtggcaactttttttttaatattgttaaagttCAATAACATATTTGTGTAGGAGGTAGTTacttaattatatcatttttttcacacattttaatataaatgctcgataatttattttatagtgagCCAATGATTGTCTGcgaataatttatgtaagtacATATTTGAAGTTcgaggtttttttaaatttttattcggaaaataatacattaattgtacCTCTCATCTGAATTTATTCTACCTACTTTAAAAtggcttaatatatttttattttttaatagggtgacctacatttttaatttcatacactGAAGTGGAATATTTTTCTCAACATTTCGtacttatatttgttaattaggtattgaactaatatttataattacttattaaacagtCGTTCAAAGTTTGGATTAGTGGAGTGAAGGGATTGGGCCGTAGGGGATACTGTGTAGAGTTCTGACACAGTACACGGCTAAACTTAAttccttataaataattacctatatttacccATACAATTAGGTACCTAGTTCATTCAAAatggaatgattttttttcatcatgaCCGGGCAATATAGATctaagtatgttttttttagagCGAAGAAATCTGTTAAATACGAAAACATtttgctataataatttatcaactatTAAGGCATAATTGCAtaagattataaaatgtaatttgtattatttttttctgacaaTGACAcatcaatattatgtatgatgtcAACATTGTCAACAGCACTGTTGTATTAATTGTGTTCGCTACCATaagcataaaattaaattatatgccgAGTAATGATAGCTAAGTAAATTATCTACTTCTTataaacgcataatataatatgtataaactataaagccaCAGAGttcactgtattataatataatgatctattaattattataatacccatAATAGGAATTCCGTTCATATAATTGCTTTTACTGAGAgggtataatatacatgagaggtataataatattatataaatggtacctatatacctaaataatactcGTCGAGAGACACCGAAATGATCTGAAACGCATTACGACAAAATACGAGTCCAAACATTTATCATTGCCTCAACCCAATAAAGccttaatttatagtaaatgcATTAAGCGTGTAGGTACACTATTATTgacctatacactatacagtgtgTTGTGTTAAACTATAATGGtaacatgaaatatttcatacgcatgaccctaaattaaattttactttttttactgCGCATAATGAAATACctaatattgtacttatttttgaaaattgtttacaaataatttttttttgaattgcaTCTTTTATCCCTTTATgggttcaaaattaatttttttaagcaattttgACATAAAGTTTTttctatcttaaaaattaactttacgAACTATCGAAAGCGAGTTACGGTTTCCATTTACGCATGTTGTATGTATCGTATTTCTCAACAGTCTATCTAGAAATGTACAAAGCTTCATGTGAAttcagatgatttttttttaacttaagtgTGGTGTCATTAGTGAGATATCGCAtagaattttgtaaaattgtagaTAGATTGTTaaagaaatacaataaataggtacaacACGTATAAATTGAAACTAACTCACTTTcaatgagtaaatattttagacaaaaaaCCTCAAGAAGTcaatttcactaaaaaaaataatttaatttaaatttcatctcGAAAAAGGAGGAAAAATTCAAATAGTCGTTTGGTGTGTATGCGTGggcatttttcaaaaataagtccttgtaaagtaaaaaaaaaaaccgactgAAAATCCAGGGTCACGCGTTTGAAATATTCCATGTTACCTTTATCGTTTAACGcactttatacttatataagtattatgttatacatctaCGTGCACTAACTAAGTTCATCAGATCATTATTGTTCACTACTTGCGGTGCCTTTAGTGGTTTTCGTGTACGGTAAGCAaggtttttatatacataatataccgcAAGTATACCAGTCTATCggactttttataattaataaccatctaaaaaataaaccataatacACATGAAAACGGTAGAAACATACTTAACGCCCAAGTTCATTGCCTCGGACAACGCCGCCATGGTCATACCAAGTATCATGTTGTTGCATATCTTGGCGACCAGCCCCGAACCGGCTGGGCCGCAGTGCACCCATCGGGACCCCATGCAGCTGAGTAGGTGTTCGGCTGCCTTCAGTGTGCTCTCGTCTCCGCCTACCATGAACGTCAGAGTGCCGTTCTCTGCACCCACCACACCTGCATCGAAATTACGATTATGAATGGTGATGGTAAAAATGCGTTATTAAATATCTGTGCACTTTtgcagtaataaattatattatcttattttatcaTTAGGTACCTAACTACGCGCGACATCCCCAATGGGCCATTCAGAAAAAACATCATTCTGAATTTTTGCCACAGTGAGTTTTGGGTTAAAATACGTGCGAAATGATTTCTCAACTATAGAAAACGTATTGGCCattgaataatatcaaaatctaaaaattagaaCTTAATACAGTTGTTGACCGCCAGCGGGGTAGATATTTGGTTATAAGCTGCGGAGGATCGATACTTTgcgaaagaaaaaatataataaaataggtaacgtataaatattttagtaaatggGCTTGCTATAGTATGATAGTACACTAACTTTTGTAttcataattgtaataataataataataataagtttaaataccTCCCGAGACGGGTGCTCCTAGAAATTTACAACCCTTCTGCTGCGCCAGATCTGATACTTTTTTAGAGCTCTCTGGACTGATAGTACTACAGTCTACGAATAACTGTTCAGGTTTCGAGGAACTAATATAAAGACAAAAAAACagcataaaaacaaaatattatattttgtaacagtagttactatattaaatagttttagtaattatttaagtatagagGATTGCCtttcttttcattatttttttttaaaataacagaaaaaaaacatttgtttctatttgatttaaaatatgactaaaaaatttaaaggcaTATATATCCCGTGAGTCGTGACACTGACATTCGtcttattaaacttataaaagttACTTCAGTCTTTGACCATTGTATAGTTATGAAGAACAATCAAAATGTACATTACATCGAACCATATTTTTTTCCAAGAAAAGTTTATAAACTTGTTTAAtggtaatgtaaaaaaataagttattatgtgtaattttttaataaaaaaaattttattccaaaaattgtattactttttgACTTACGACCAAATGAAACTTACTTTCTGATTGCTCCTCGCAAGTTGTAGACTTGTAGtatgtttaatagtttatacttattatattatgtttatatcggATATATCGTTGTTATTAAAGTAATGTATCAAATTGCGTAGATTTTAATGTAATTCCTGTTTTATCTAAGTActctaaacattttataaacatacaatttaatttgtacataaaaGAATATGCAAATTAAATTAGGTTATTTAAAAAGCTGATTACTAATGACTTTTTTAGAGAATATCTATtctaatttatagaattttatttcactattttctagtgaaaaattaacatttggtaaaaataaattatataatttgtatatattaatctaaaaatgAAACTTTTGTTCTTATTAGATTTTGAGCGGAGCGATGAGCCGATAAATGAattggatttattattattggatatgTGGTTGCTTGTGTCTAAAGAcactttttattaaacaaataattcaatattaatattgaaattgtcgacttttttcgatttatgttgataacatttttatttttagttcaaaaagtttaaaaatgtaataggtacacGCACTACAtggttttttataaacttttctaacatgaatttaaaaatataaagtttaaatccacttaacatatttttataaacgtttgaaAATACgagtttagttattttgttgtaacttaaaaaaatattaactgtggGGACTTGAAATGTTTCGTCATTACGTGTccgcctatatattattatatcattatattttataatttatacaatattatgttcaaaatatttagactagttttaagctattttttcttttaaacccATGTTCACACCGTTCTAAAgtatggttattaattattatattgagaaatttttataaagttaataaataataaccatcatattatatgatggttgataatattatattaatatagtatatgtggGGTTGTTGGCAATAATTAGTTTAACAAGTACCAaggattaatatataaaaatgaattaataataatgataaaaataaaatataaaatattctcatAGATAGTGGTTGATTGACTTTTGCTCTGTATCGTTTTTCATTTGcaattatttattgcattaaaCACATCTATTACAGTGATCTACGGCCTACGGTAAGGTACACTTGAATTTCAAGTCTTGAAATCTACTATACAGCACAGTAACTAGTAAGTttctctatttttatttttaaattttataatttattttatttttttgtaattatttatatatcaaactgtattctattaaattttcagaaaattgGGATCTGTGattcaataataatcaatgtaAAACGATATATACTCATCGTgagcagtatataatattatagttaattctCACTTGAGCAGTGCCGTGTACGCCAAAAGAACGTGCTGGCTCTCTGGCAACATGGTGATTACAGCATCCGAGGACTCGACCACTTGCTGAAGCGTGTCCGCGGTTTCGGCTCCGTCCAGGCCCCGAAAAAATTTCATCCGCTCGGCTGACACGTCGTTGCCAATTACTCCGTAACCCTGTTAAGAAATTTacggaatatattattaaaaaagtttttatcgttattttattatcataatatgacgCTGCAAAGtgtagtttttagttttttagaataaacaaaaatctaaaCACTTCCGAAACTCTGTGTAGATCCCCCAGAGCACACACTGCATTACTGCTTATGTAGTGCATTCTCGTCTTATTCTATTACAATtaagttttgtaatattattttgtaccgtTTAATTTTCTTGCTCAGTGGAGAAGTTCGTAATTCACCAACACTAGGATAATTTTTGGTTTGGCATACGATTATTTGTAAAggtcaaaattgtaaaattatgattaagatCCATTATTCGACATTCGTATATGTTATGACATAAGATCATCTCGAAGATATCAATGATatcatataccatattataaaatagatgaaGTTGATTATACCGAAAATGTGGTTAACAACTAGGCACAAGTATATTATCAACTTTAACAAAAGCCTAAACTTATTAGGTTCCAAACTTCATTCTGATAAATTGTAAAAGTAtcgtttaattgtaaaataacaatgaaaaagtTATTTCTAATGTTaatccttataagttataaagtaaataataatattaataataataaattataaaatacttttgtacGGTGATTTGGAAATGTAGGACAAAAAttgaataagtttaaatataatttatttttaaac
This genomic window contains:
- the LOC132920013 gene encoding 3-hydroxyisobutyrate dehydrogenase, mitochondrial isoform X2, with protein sequence MIKFVGGLNHVFRRSASGCKRSITVIENKRWKSNVGFVGLGNMGIPMAKNLLKNGYGVIGNDVSAERMKFFRGLDGAETADTLQQVVESSDAVITMLPESQHVLLAYTALLNSSKPEQLFVDCSTISPESSKKVSDLAQQKGCKFLGAPVSGGVVGAENGTLTFMVGGDESTLKAAEHLLSCMGSRWVHCGPAGSGLVAKICNNMILGMTMAALSEAMNLGVKLGVEPKVLASVINTSTGRCWASEINNPVPGAVDKQSPSNNDYQNGFKADLLLKDMRLGESLAEGAHMKTPLTRQTVDVYAQISRMGWGDKDFSIAYKYFKEQQS
- the LOC132920013 gene encoding 3-hydroxyisobutyrate dehydrogenase, mitochondrial isoform X1; translated protein: MIKFVGGLNHVFRRSASGCKRSITVIEENKRWKSNVGFVGLGNMGIPMAKNLLKNGYGVIGNDVSAERMKFFRGLDGAETADTLQQVVESSDAVITMLPESQHVLLAYTALLNSSKPEQLFVDCSTISPESSKKVSDLAQQKGCKFLGAPVSGGVVGAENGTLTFMVGGDESTLKAAEHLLSCMGSRWVHCGPAGSGLVAKICNNMILGMTMAALSEAMNLGVKLGVEPKVLASVINTSTGRCWASEINNPVPGAVDKQSPSNNDYQNGFKADLLLKDMRLGESLAEGAHMKTPLTRQTVDVYAQISRMGWGDKDFSIAYKYFKEQQS